A DNA window from Gemmatimonadaceae bacterium contains the following coding sequences:
- a CDS encoding alkaline phosphatase family protein yields MNRLWSHRTFAAASALSAAAFVAACSAPSGREAAGSVAMATPPIKHVFVIVLENQGYDTTFAPTTRATYLADTLTKQGALLRQYYGIGHFSLDNYIAMVSGMPATALTQIDCPRFVDFVQTGTAEGIPVGAGCVYPASVKTIANQLEARTYTWRGYMEDMGADSTREAATCGHPTIGLPDSTEWATPKDQYATKHNPFMYFHSVIDSPSCKRRIVPLPALLKDLESASTTPNFSFITPNLCHDGHDRPCVNGEPGGLESANLFLKHWVPIITQSQAFRDDGLLIITFDEALSLDRTSCCGQVPGPNARVAQDGLFGGGRIGAVLLSPYIKPGTVSETPYNHYSLLRSVEDMFGLGHLGYAQLKGVTSFGDDVFTSTGSPASSNGASRP; encoded by the coding sequence ATCGCTTGTGGAGCCACCGGACCTTCGCGGCCGCGTCCGCGCTGTCGGCGGCAGCGTTCGTGGCGGCTTGCAGCGCGCCGAGCGGACGAGAGGCGGCGGGGAGCGTCGCCATGGCGACGCCGCCGATCAAGCACGTGTTCGTGATCGTGCTCGAGAACCAAGGCTACGACACGACCTTCGCGCCGACGACGCGCGCGACCTATCTCGCCGATACGCTGACCAAGCAAGGCGCGCTTCTCCGGCAGTACTACGGCATCGGGCACTTCAGCCTCGACAACTACATCGCGATGGTCAGCGGAATGCCGGCTACGGCGCTCACGCAGATCGATTGTCCTCGGTTCGTCGACTTCGTTCAGACCGGCACCGCCGAGGGAATCCCCGTCGGCGCGGGGTGCGTGTATCCCGCGTCGGTGAAGACGATCGCGAATCAGCTCGAGGCGCGTACGTACACATGGCGCGGGTACATGGAGGACATGGGAGCGGACAGCACTCGCGAGGCGGCGACCTGCGGACATCCGACGATCGGTCTCCCGGACTCCACCGAATGGGCGACGCCGAAGGATCAATACGCGACGAAGCACAACCCGTTCATGTACTTCCATTCGGTGATCGATTCGCCATCCTGTAAACGGCGCATCGTGCCGCTGCCCGCGCTGCTCAAGGATCTCGAGTCCGCGTCGACGACACCGAACTTCTCGTTCATCACGCCCAACCTCTGCCACGATGGACACGACCGGCCGTGCGTGAACGGCGAGCCGGGGGGACTGGAATCGGCGAATCTGTTTCTCAAGCACTGGGTGCCGATCATCACGCAGTCGCAGGCTTTCCGCGACGACGGTCTGCTCATCATCACGTTCGACGAGGCGCTGTCACTCGACCGCACGTCGTGCTGCGGACAGGTGCCAGGCCCGAACGCGCGTGTGGCGCAGGACGGCCTGTTCGGCGGCGGGCGCATCGGCGCGGTGCTTCTCTCCCCTTACATCAAGCCGGGCACGGTGTCGGAGACGCCGTACAACCACTATTCGCTGCTCAGGAGCGTCGAGGACATGTTCGGTCTCGGACACCTCGGCTATGCGCAACTGAAGGGCGTGACTTCGTTCGGGGACGACGTCTTTACTTCGACGGGATCGCCCGCTTCATCGAACGGGGCTTCACGCCCATAA